A genomic window from Micromonospora ferruginea includes:
- a CDS encoding ParA family protein — MAIIALVSAKGSPGVTTTALAAALSWHRRLVLAECDPAGGSILAGYLGGALDGPRGIGELAVGELRDGSLESTFWSQLVDLDAPRRERLLLPGVVDPAQAGSLVPLWQRFADYFTGLERGVPPYDVLVDCGRLAVGGPPWPLLRAAAVVLLVTRAHLPDLSATRATVRAVERDLTEHRVPPGNLRLLVVGDGHGTSEISKVLRLPVIARLPHDPRTAEVLAHGGTVRANRPLMRAAGALEVPVRALLDRRRARLAWPGATPARPASAPIVPTAPGVSGAV; from the coding sequence ATGGCGATCATCGCCCTGGTCTCGGCGAAGGGCTCGCCGGGCGTCACCACCACCGCGCTGGCCGCGGCGCTGAGCTGGCACCGCCGGCTCGTGCTGGCCGAGTGCGACCCGGCGGGCGGCTCGATCCTCGCCGGCTACCTGGGCGGGGCGCTCGACGGCCCGCGCGGCATCGGTGAGCTGGCCGTCGGCGAGCTGCGCGACGGCAGCCTGGAGAGCACGTTCTGGTCGCAACTGGTCGACCTGGACGCGCCGCGCCGCGAACGGCTGCTGCTGCCCGGCGTGGTCGACCCGGCCCAGGCCGGCAGCCTGGTGCCGCTCTGGCAGCGGTTCGCCGACTACTTCACCGGCCTGGAACGGGGCGTGCCCCCGTACGACGTGCTGGTCGACTGCGGCCGGCTGGCGGTGGGCGGTCCACCGTGGCCGCTGCTGCGGGCCGCCGCGGTGGTGCTGCTGGTCACCCGCGCGCACCTGCCCGATCTCTCCGCCACAAGAGCCACGGTCCGGGCCGTCGAACGCGACCTCACCGAACACCGTGTCCCCCCGGGCAACCTGCGCCTGCTGGTGGTCGGCGACGGGCACGGCACCAGCGAGATCAGCAAGGTGCTGCGGCTGCCGGTGATCGCCCGGCTGCCGCACGATCCGCGTACCGCAGAGGTGCTCGCCCACGGCGGCACCGTGCGCGCCAACCGGCCGCTCATGCGCGCGGCCGGCGCACTGGAGGTGCCGGTCCGGGCGTTGCTGGACCGGCGGCGGGCCCGGCTGGCCTGGCCCGGGGCGACCCCCGCCCGCCCGGCGAGCGCGCCAATCGTGCCGACCGCGCCGGGGGTGTCCGGTGCGGTTTGA